From the genome of Streptomyces sp. NBC_01304:
CGCTCGCCGTGATCCGGAGTGCCGTGCCCGATGACTCAGAGCACCGCGAGGACCTCCTTGGCCACGCGCTCGCCGGAGCGCACCGCGCCGTCCATGTATCCGTTCCAGTACGTGGACGTCTCGGTCCCCGCCCAGTGGATGCCGCCCACCGGCCTGCGCAGCTCGGGCCCGTACTGGGTCAGCACACCGGGTGGCGCATAGGCTACCGGACCGCCGCGCGTGTAGCCCTCGTTGTCCCAGCGCTGGAGCAGGAAGGCGGTCGGGGTCTTGGCCTTGTCGCCGAAGAACGCGGCGTAGTTCGCGAGCACGACGGCCTTCACCTCGGCCTCGCTCGCGCCGTTGAGCCTGCGCATCTCGTCGGACTCGATGAAGCCCATGAGTGCGCCGTACGACCCGTCCTGCGGCGAGTTGTCGAAGGTCGAGCGGATCGCGCCGGTGTCGCTGAGGGCCTGGCCGTTGAGGCCTTGCTCGCGCCAGAAGGGCTTGTCGTACACGGCGACCGCCTTGCCCACCGAGCCCATCGGAAGGCGCTGGCTCAGCTGGTCGCGGGCGGCCGGGAGCAGCGGGTCGTACTCGATCCGGGCCGCGAGCGACGGCGGGATCGCGACGACGACGCGACGCGCGGACACGCTCACGCCCCCGTCCGCGGCCACGGTCAGCCGGTCACCGGACTTGGTGATGGTGCGCACGGGCGCGTCGAGCAGCACCTTGTCGCCCAGCGTCGCCGCCAGCTTGATCGGGACCTGCTGCGAGCCGCCGACGAAGCGGGTCGCCTGGGCGCCGTTCGCGGTCTCGGTGAGGCGCTCGAAGGTGCCGGGGGTCGACTCGTTGCCGGCGGCCGCGATGTAGAACAGCACGAAGAGGAGCGAGAGTTCGCGGGGCTCGGCGGAGAAGACCGAGGTGCAGGCCACGTCGAAGAGGAACTTGGCCGACGGGATCACGGCGTTGTGCTTCAGCCAGGTCTCGAAGGTCTGCTGGTCCCATTCCTGGGCCTTCTCGGCGGTCCAGGGAGCGTTCACCGGGACCTTCTTGGCCAGGTCGTTGAGGAGCGCCTGTACGACGGCGGCGTTCGCGAGGCCCGCGGCGTCGATGGGCGGGACGGCGCCCAGGAGGCCGTCGGTGGCGTACGGGGTGCGCTTGCCGTCCTTGTAGAGCAGGTTCTTGCCCGCGTTGTACGTGGCGAAGGTGGCCACGCCCACCTCGTCGGCGAGGGCCTTGATGCGGTCCTGGGTGGGGCCGATGAACTCGCCGCCGCCCTCGGTGGCGTCGCCGTTCGGGAGCTTGAGGTTGAGGACGCGTCCTCCGACGCGGTCTCTCGCCTCCAGGACGAGCACGCTCTTGCCCGCCTTTGCGAGGTCCCTCGCGGTGGTCAGGCCTGCGAGGCCTGCGCCGATTATGGCTACGTCCACTTCGCGGGTCGCTGCTGCGGCGGGGCTTGCGGTGGTTCCGATCAGGGTGCCTGCGCCTGCGGCGGCGGTGCCCAGCAGGGCTCGGCGGGTGATCTGTCTTTCGCGTGCCACGTGCGTCCTCCATGGGTTGGTGGAACTCGGGTGCAGCGTGCGGGTTGTGTGCGCCTGCGGCGGGCTGGGTCCCCTACCCGCCCCTTCCCTAAATTCTGCGAAGCCTTCCGCCCTTCGGGCGGTGTCCTCAAACGCCGGACGGGCTGATAAATCAGCCCGTCCGGCGTTTGAGGACATCTTTGACGCCGACGGCAGTCTTACGGGAAGGGGCGGGGTGGGGAAACAAAAGGCCGTCAGCGAGCCAGTACCTTCGCGATGCGCCCTGCGTCGATCGCGATCTCCCTGAACATCCCGGAGATCGGGTTGGTGTAGCCCTGGAAGAAGAGGTCCGGGGCCTGCTCAGGAGACCGAGCTCCGGTCGTCAGAGGCCGCCCCTGTGGGTCGAGCACGCCCAGATGCCCCACCAGCCCCTCCAGCGCCCGTGAATACCCCGTCGCCGCGATCACCACATCGGGCTCGATCCGGGACCCGTCCGCCAGGACGACCTTGCCGGATTCGAAGGAGGACACCGCCGCGACCGGCTCGACGGAACCCTTCTGGACCGCCGCGATCAACCCCACGTCCTGCACGGGAATCGAGCCCTCGCGGACCCGCGAGTACAGTCCCGCCGAGGGCCGCGGCAGGCCCTGCGCGGAAAGGTCGGGGATGCTCAGCTTCGCCATGGGCCCGGCCAGCTTGTCGACCCACGAGACCGGCAGGCGGCGGCAGAGGATGCCGGTGAGCTGGGCCGGCCAGCCCGCGGTGGAGCGGCGCACGATGTGCGGGGCGGTGCGGACTGCCAGACGGACGCGGGAGGCGCCGCCCTCCACCAGGTCGACCGCGATCTCCGCGCCGGTGTTGCCGACACCGACCACGAGGACGTCCTTGCCCGCGTACGGCGCGGCATTGCGGTACTCGCCCGCGTGCAGCAGCTCGCCCGTGAAGGAGGAGGCGCCGGGCCAGTCCGGCAGCCGGGGCGTGTGGTTGTACCCCGTGGCGACGACCACCGCCGAACCCGTCAACTCCCGCCCGCCGGTGGCGTGCAGCAGCCAGCCCGAGCCGTCCTCGGCCCGGTCGATCCGGTTGACCTCGACGCCGGTGATGATCTCCAGCTCGTGGTACTCGGCGTACTTCTCCAGATAGCGGATCACGTTGTCACGCGACACCCAGCGTCCGAAGGAGCGCGGCATCCCGAGGCCCGGCAGGGCCGAGAGCCGGCGCGTGGTGTGCAGGTGCAGGCGGTCGTAGTGGCGTCGCCAGGAGGCCCCGACGGACTCGGACTTCTCCAGTACGACGGCTCGGAGCCCCTGCGCGCGCAGCGATGCCGCCGCCGCGAGACCGCCGGGGCCGCCGCCTATGACATAGACGGGGCGGTCCTGGGTGCGGTCCAGGTCGGTGTGCGAGGTGTCGGCCATGAGCGGGAGCGTAATGACCCTGTCAATGGATGGGGTGCGGTCCATGGTCAATCCGGTTGCGAATTGATCACGCCCCGGCGGGATGCTCCCGAATGCCCCATGCCCATGCCTCATGTCCCGGCGATGCCCCAGGCCCGCCCCTTGCGCAAGAGGCGTCCCATCCGCTGAACTGACGTACCGTCAGAAACGTACCGGGGCGTGACGGGGCGAGTGGACCCGACGAGGGGATGGGCATGGAGACGATCTGGCTGAGCGGTGCCGAATGGCTCGCCGTGCTGCGCATCGGCCTCGGGCTGTGGTGGCTGGAGAGCTGGCGGCACAAGGACAAGAAGGGCTGGTTCGAGCGCGGGACCGGCATCGCCTGGGCCGCCGACGTGGCCGGGAAGCACAAGTGGGGGGCCGTGAAGAACGGCTTCGACACGATCGTGGCGCCTCGGCCCAAGACGATGGCGTACGTCGTCGTCTATGCCGAACTCGCCCTGGGGCTCGGCCTGATCGTCGGCTTCCTCACCCCGATCGCGCTGGTCGGCGGGCTGCTGCTCAATCTGCTCTACCTCGTGCTGATGATCCACGACTGGGCCGAGCAGGGGCAGAACGCGATGATGGCGCTGATCTCGTTCATCGCCCTGGTGGGGATGTCCTGGCAGAGCTGGTCGCTCGACAACGCGATGGGACTGTTCTGAGTGAGTACGCCGACGACCCCCCGGCCCCGGTTCGACCTCCCGGACATCGACGCCTTCACCCAGCCCTACTGGGACGCCGCCGCCGAGGGGCAGTTGCTGCTCCGCCGGTGCCGGGCCTGTGCGCGGGCGCATCACTATCCGCGCGAGTTCTGCCCGCACTGCTGGAGCGAGGACGTCGAGTGGGAGGCCGCGAGTGGCCGGGCCACGCTCTACACCTGGTCCGTCGTGCACCGCAACGACCTGCCGCCCTTCGGGACGCGTACGCCCTATGTCGCGGCCGTGGTCGATCTGGCCGAGGGGCCGCGCATGATGACCGAGGTGGTGGAGTGCGCGGAGGCGGACCTGGCGATCGGGATGGAGCTGGCGGTGACGTTCCGCGAGGAGGGCGGGGGCGGCGAGGGCGGCGAGAGTGAACGGGCCGTGGCCGTCGCGGTGTTCCGGCCACGGACCTGACCGACGGGGTCTTCGGGGTTGAATGGGCCCATGACGAAGGGGACTGGGCCCGTGACCCGCCGGCTGGTGTGCACCGAACTGCGCGGCGACGGGCTGCTGCTGCGCCCCTGGGACCCGGCGTCCGACGCGGATGCCGAGGCGATGCTCACCGGGGTCACCGACCCGGAGTTCAAGCTCTGGAACAACCCGGCCAAGCCGATCGAGGACCTGGCCGGTGCGCGCGAGGCGCTGCGGAACCGGGCCCGGCAGTGGGACGAGGGCGTCGCGGGTTCGTACTGCGTGACCGATGAGGTGACGGGCCGCATCCTCGGCAGCATCTCGCTCATCTCGGTGTACTGGCCCAACCGCAACGGCACCATCGGCTACTGGGTGCTGCCCGACGCCCGCGGCAAGCGCGTCGCCACCCGCTCGCTCGGGCTGCTCGCCGACTGGGCGTTCGGGCTCGGCGTGCACCGCCTCGCCCTCGACCACGTCGTGGCCAACGAGGCCTCCTGCCGGGTCGCCGAACGGTGCGGATTCGTCGGCGAGGGCATCCTGCGCGGCTCACACCTCAACGCCGACGGCACCTTCTCGAACGCCCACATGCACGCCCGCCTCGCCACGGATCGCCCGGCGACCCCGGCAACGTCGACGACCCCGGCAGACAAGGCCTAGGGCCTGTCTTCAAACTCCCGTCGTCGCCCGAAGGGCGGCCCCGCGGCGTCTGGTGCGTGCGCTCGGCGTGCCGGGTGGAAGCCCTCGTACTGGACGTACTTGGGCTTTCGCCCGGTGCGGCGAGCGTGCGCCCGCTGCGGCAGCAGCTGATGTCACTGCGGCGTCGCGGGGCAGGCGGGAGTTTGAAGGCAGGCC
Proteins encoded in this window:
- a CDS encoding flavin monoamine oxidase family protein, whose amino-acid sequence is MARERQITRRALLGTAAAGAGTLIGTTASPAAAATREVDVAIIGAGLAGLTTARDLAKAGKSVLVLEARDRVGGRVLNLKLPNGDATEGGGEFIGPTQDRIKALADEVGVATFATYNAGKNLLYKDGKRTPYATDGLLGAVPPIDAAGLANAAVVQALLNDLAKKVPVNAPWTAEKAQEWDQQTFETWLKHNAVIPSAKFLFDVACTSVFSAEPRELSLLFVLFYIAAAGNESTPGTFERLTETANGAQATRFVGGSQQVPIKLAATLGDKVLLDAPVRTITKSGDRLTVAADGGVSVSARRVVVAIPPSLAARIEYDPLLPAARDQLSQRLPMGSVGKAVAVYDKPFWREQGLNGQALSDTGAIRSTFDNSPQDGSYGALMGFIESDEMRRLNGASEAEVKAVVLANYAAFFGDKAKTPTAFLLQRWDNEGYTRGGPVAYAPPGVLTQYGPELRRPVGGIHWAGTETSTYWNGYMDGAVRSGERVAKEVLAVL
- a CDS encoding flavin-containing monooxygenase; this encodes MADTSHTDLDRTQDRPVYVIGGGPGGLAAAASLRAQGLRAVVLEKSESVGASWRRHYDRLHLHTTRRLSALPGLGMPRSFGRWVSRDNVIRYLEKYAEYHELEIITGVEVNRIDRAEDGSGWLLHATGGRELTGSAVVVATGYNHTPRLPDWPGASSFTGELLHAGEYRNAAPYAGKDVLVVGVGNTGAEIAVDLVEGGASRVRLAVRTAPHIVRRSTAGWPAQLTGILCRRLPVSWVDKLAGPMAKLSIPDLSAQGLPRPSAGLYSRVREGSIPVQDVGLIAAVQKGSVEPVAAVSSFESGKVVLADGSRIEPDVVIAATGYSRALEGLVGHLGVLDPQGRPLTTGARSPEQAPDLFFQGYTNPISGMFREIAIDAGRIAKVLAR
- a CDS encoding DoxX family membrane protein; the encoded protein is METIWLSGAEWLAVLRIGLGLWWLESWRHKDKKGWFERGTGIAWAADVAGKHKWGAVKNGFDTIVAPRPKTMAYVVVYAELALGLGLIVGFLTPIALVGGLLLNLLYLVLMIHDWAEQGQNAMMALISFIALVGMSWQSWSLDNAMGLF
- a CDS encoding Zn-ribbon domain-containing OB-fold protein — its product is MSTPTTPRPRFDLPDIDAFTQPYWDAAAEGQLLLRRCRACARAHHYPREFCPHCWSEDVEWEAASGRATLYTWSVVHRNDLPPFGTRTPYVAAVVDLAEGPRMMTEVVECAEADLAIGMELAVTFREEGGGGEGGESERAVAVAVFRPRT
- a CDS encoding GNAT family N-acetyltransferase yields the protein MTKGTGPVTRRLVCTELRGDGLLLRPWDPASDADAEAMLTGVTDPEFKLWNNPAKPIEDLAGAREALRNRARQWDEGVAGSYCVTDEVTGRILGSISLISVYWPNRNGTIGYWVLPDARGKRVATRSLGLLADWAFGLGVHRLALDHVVANEASCRVAERCGFVGEGILRGSHLNADGTFSNAHMHARLATDRPATPATSTTPADKA